One genomic segment of Ciona intestinalis unplaced genomic scaffold, KH HT001202.1, whole genome shotgun sequence includes these proteins:
- the zf(c2h2)-124 gene encoding zinc finger protein ZF(C2H2)-124 (The RefSeq protein has 3 substitutions compared to this genomic sequence), with translation MAVASVLDPQYLSDEQLLTIFQTARKTGSTFTMTSSMNDGFDSNTESVSLLNTPSHSIVNIEDSITSNTLDSSQNCIDSKEVEKYVRKKSCRKRKLYSCFVCSEVFHSRCKYGLHYYATHGGVGVKNDPSKFVCNVCNKITTTATGYLDHILAHAKVMDYTCLVCNQQFTSHRNLYDHKVTKHRSAKFECKVCKKTFKYRSKYSRHLLFHNPIKSHKCNNCQQSFVTAYQLTRHKKTHVSGSIIFSCKVCTETHTSKISLAKHYKSRHPDCFKYVCERCGALYMNRFSLTRHMRSHEHKEYVCIHCNKAFHRKSVLDVHMKTHSGIKMFQCEKCEKFFSQKCSLLRHLAKQKDCRYIPL, from the coding sequence atggcAGTTGCAAGTGTGTTGGACCCACAATATTTATCTGATGAACAACTTTTGACAATCTTTCAAACTGCTAGAAAGACGGGATCTACTTTTACCATGACGTCAAGCATGAATGATGGTTTTGATTCAAACACTGAATCTGTAAGCTTATTAAACACACCAAGTCACAGTATTGTTAATATTGAAGACTCCATTACCAGTAATACACTTGATAGTTCCCAAAACTGTATTGACAGCAAAGAGGTTGAAAAATATGTTGGAAAAAAGTCTTGTCGGAAACGGAAGTTGtacagttgttttgtttgtagtGAAGTGTTTCATTCTAGATGTAAGTATGGCTTGCATTATTATGCAACACATGGTGGGGTAGGAGTTAAAAACGATCCGAGTAAATTTGTTTGCAATGTTTGTAATAAAGTAACCACCACCGCAACTGGATATTTGGATCACATTCTGGCTCATGCAAAGGTGATGGACTATACATGCTTGGTTTGTAACCAGCAGTTTACAAGTCATCGGAACCTGTATGATCATAATGTTACCAAACATAGAAGCGCTAAGTTTGAGTGTAAAGTTTGCAAGAAAACTTTCAAATATCGCAGCAAATATTCCAGGCACCTCTTGTTTCATAACCCAATCAAATCACACAAGTGCAACAATTGCCAGCAGTCATTTGTAACCGCCTACCAATTGACAAGGCATAAAAAGACTCATGTTTCAGGTTCAATAATCTTCAGTTGTAAAGTTTGCACTGAAACTCATACGTCGAAAATTTCTCTGGCGAAACATTATAAATCACGACACcctgattgttttaaatatgtctGTGAGCGATGCGGGGCGTTGTACATGAACCGATTCAGTTTAACTCGGCATATGAGGTCCCACGAACACAAGGAGTATGTTTGTATCCATTGCAACAAAGCTTTTCACAGGAAATCAGTTCTTGATGTTCATATGAAGACACACAGTGGGATCAAGATGTTTCAGTGcgaaaaatgtgaaaaattcTTTTCACAGAAATGCTCGCTACTGAGACATCTTGCAAAACAGAAAGACTGCAGATATATTCcactttag